In one window of Danaus plexippus chromosome 7, MEX_DaPlex, whole genome shotgun sequence DNA:
- the LOC116770591 gene encoding muscle M-line assembly protein unc-89, translated as MDVVGSEIGQKMRSAIKAKLTELGCYVDDELPDYVMVMVANKRTRAQMEDDLQLFLGDNTELFVNWLHQVLKKLQEVTVAAPLKADAKRDKSESKEKKVKDKKDKDKTKKSEAKKSKKKDKAKEKARKKEDKKDHKSKKKNKHDMIRPNIPPLLMNMEKDSEPSITDVFAGQILKNHGVSLEPYKDSANDIERDLKESKRPLLPIIDPATITQPEINTKANSSDENLNSNEATTEITQIEAKIQGLKQKLVDQLDSMSDDEDFLNIRTEADELMNDFAEDVLQEISIPPPATPPLRTKCPTPKHNKCLSPKNPSPPKFQPPPKPIEAKEMETLPQIELNLPKRPIRERLGARETQKPVETKEIETKKPDSPERFTPEKEPEMKPPKKSARSRLGSQTEHNRNVTPQSSQDTPETSSKRLTSKVCAGRSCLSVVRVRPRPRVPAPASSLLLRAVADAHKSLLNIPPKIDTEPNKIKRALVLPMRRAETKKIVIQVPVDTSDSQGDTISLGEDIDLEDKSNKTCSDVKEKTVFKPQSIKKVIQNTEYVPSRSPNCDDDILDTINIHNPTVDKDKDTQFIVTMDGYHPNAFLAKKLMTEGLLDEENDETPKPQAELDKKREEDPPKKKEEETPKKKSDKKNEEEAPKKITDKKKEEVAPKKKLNDTNNESTQVIIKKENTKQGEINKEDTKVDKKTDTAEPDEPPIKKRKASPIIFDVDKKKDKEPDRIRERTISSSSDNHITLSTTASAHKFDSVPPLSLSDRKPVWCRTFPLCRYGSSCAFSHPRCKFAAACTRRGCVYSHSPDANTPATTPLLASHVVPSANYKTITSMTIPSMCKYYPHCVNPSCHYYHPKPCRYGKTCANKIECNFYHNDVPSKFKYSV; from the exons atggaCGTAGTCGGCAGCGAAATCGGACAAAAAATGAGA TCTGCCATAAAAGCCAAGCTGACTGAACTGGGTTGCTACGTCg ATGATGAGCTTCCTGACTATGTTATGGTGATGGTAGCCAATAAACGCACCAGGGCGCAGATGGAAGATGACTTGCAACTGTTCCTTGGTGATAACACAGAACTGTTTGTAAACTGGTTGCATCAAGTACTGAAAAAACTTCAGGAAGTTACTGTGGCGGCACCACTAA AAGCTGATGCTAAAAGGGATAAGTCTGAATCTAAAGAAAAGaaagtaaaagataaaaaggataaagacaaaacaaaaaaatctgaagctaaaaaatctaaaaagaaAGACAAAGCCAAAGAAAAGGCTCGCAAAAAGGAAGATAAAAAAGATCACAAAAGCAAGAAAAAGAATAAACATGATATGATTCGACCGAACATACCACCATTACTTATGAATATGGAAAAAGACTCCGAACCGTCTATAACAGATGTGTTTGCTGGTCAAATATTGAAAAACCACGGCGTCTCACTCGAGCCATACAAAGATAGTGCTAACGACATAGAAAGAGATTTGAAAGAGTCCAAGAGGCCGTTATTACCTATAATTGACCCAGCAACCATCACACAACcagaaattaatacaaaagcaAATTCAAGTGATGAAAACTTAAATAGCAACGAAGCTACAACTGAAATAACACAAATCGAGGCAAAAATACaaggtttaaaacaaaaattagtcGATCAGCTCGACTCCATGTCGGATGACGAGGACTTTTTAAACATTAGGACAGAAGCTGACGAACTGATGAACGATTTTGCTGAAGATGTTTTACAA gaGATATCTATACCCCCACCAGCAACACCACCCCTACGCACCAAATGTCCAACGCCCAAACATAACAAATGCCTATCACCAAAAAACCCATCACCCCCAAAATTTCAACCGCCCCCAAAACCCATAGAAGCCAAGGAAATGGAAACCTTGCCACAAATAGAACTGAACCTCCCAAAGCGACCGATCCGTGAACGACTCGGTGCTCGTGAAACCCAGAAACCGGTGGAAACCAAAGAAATTGAAACCAAAAAGCCAGATAGCCCTGAAAG GTTTACACCCGAGAAAGAGCCGGAAATGAAACCACCAAAAAAATCGGCAAGAAGTCGTCTTGGAAGCCAAACGGAACACAACAGGAATGTCACCCCACAGAGTAGTCAGGACACACCCGAAACCAGCTCGAAGAGACTCACATCCAA GGTTTGCGCGGGCCGATCCTGTCTGTCAGTAGTGCGTGTTCGGCCCCGGCCTCGCGTACCAGCACCGGCGTCAAGTCTTCTACTACGAGCCGTGGCCGACGCTCACAAGAGTCTTCTCAAT ATCCCGCCAAAAATCGACACGGAacctaacaaaataaaacgcgCTCTAGTGTTACCGATGCGACGTGctgaaacaaagaaaattgtCATACAGGTTCCCGTTGACACGTCGGACAGTCAGGGCGACACCATCAGCTTGGGCGAGGATATAGATCTTGAAGACAAGAGTAATAa AACCTGCAGCGATGTGAAGGAAAAGACTGTTTTTAAGCCGCAGTCTATAAAAAAAGTGATCCAGAATACGGAATACGTACCATCTAGGTCTCCCAACTGTGACGATGATATCTTGGACACGAT AAACATTCACAATCCCACAGTGGATAAGGACAAAGACACGCAGTTCATCGTGACGATGGACGGTTATCACCCGAACGCGTTCCTAGCAAAGAAACTTATGACTGAAGGCTTATTGGATGAAGAAAATGACGAAACACCAAAACCACAGGCTGAATTAGATAAGAAGAGAGAAGAAGACCCTCCCAAAAAGAAGGAAGAAGAGACGCCCAAAAAGAAATCCGATAAAAAAAACGAAGAAGAAGCTCCCAAAAAGATAACAGATAAAAAGAAGGAAGAAGTAGCTCCCAAAAAGAAATTGAATGACACGAACAATGAAAGCACCCAAGTTATCATCAAGAAGGAAAACACAAAACAAGGGGAAATAAATAAGGAAGATACAAAAGTTGATAAAAAGACTGATACCGCTGAACCTGATGAACCGCCAATAAAGAAGAGGAAAGCCTCTCCCATCATATTTGATGTGGACAAAAAGAAAGATAAAGAACCAGATAGGATTCGAGAAAGAACTATAAGTTCTAGTAGCGACAATCACATCACATTGAGTACAACAGCCAGTGCTCATAAGTTTGACTCAGTCCCACCAT TGTCGTTGTCTGATCGTAAGCCGGTGTGGTGTCGCACATTCCCGTTATGTCGCTACGGCTCGTCCTGTGCGTTCTCTCACCCTCGCTGCAAGTTCGCAGCCGCTTGCACCCGACGTGGATGCGTTTATTCGCACTCACCAGATGCAAACACACCAGCAACGACACCATTACTTG CATCCCATGTGGTACCATCAGCGAACTACAAGACCATAACCAGTATGACTATACCGAGCATGTGTAAATACTACCCTCACTGTGTCAACCCCTCCTGCCACTATTACCACCCGAAGCCGTGCAGATACGGAAAAACTTGcgcaaataaaattgaatgtaACTTCTATCATAACGATGTACCCTCTAAGTTTAAGTATTCTGTGTAG
- the LOC116770562 gene encoding G-protein coupled receptor moody-like isoform X2 translates to MADSDVFNATIDITNVQQSELSKFSPTLLTFAAIVTGIIMIIGLFGNLLTVVALLKCPKVRNVAAAFIISLCIADFLFCAMVLPFAISGFWTRTWSHGGALCKLVPFLRYGNVGVSLLSIALITLNRYIMIAHHSWYGRVYRKHNIALMIIFSWMFSYGMQIPTLIGVWGKFDYDPELGTCSIVTDEFGRSAKTALFVIAFIVPALLIFICYARIFWVVHSSEQRMREHQRSQSTNAGSLNNDKRSTIKDTRETKARRNEWRITKMVLAIFLSFLVCYLPITIAKVADSHVHFPVFHIAGYLLLYASACVNPIIYVIMNAQYRAAYKAALCCSLPSPSSGAYQSSPACNKLRTSALASYIRT, encoded by the exons ATGGCTGATTCCGACGTTTTTAACGCTACAATTGATATCACAAACGTGCAACAAAGCGAATTGTCAAA ATTCTCGCCAACACTGCTTACTTTCGCTGCCATAGTCACTGGTATCATAATGATCATCGGTTTATTTGGCAACCTTCTCACTGTTGTAGCTCTCTTGAAATGTCCGAAAGTAAGAAACGTCGCCGCTGCGTTCATAATAAg TTTATGCATTGCCGACTTCCTCTTCTGTGCCATGGTTTTGCCTTTCGCCATATCCGGCTTCTGGACGAGAACTTGGTCCCATGGGGGGGCTCTTTGCAAACTCGTGCCGTTCCTCAGATATGGAAATGTAGGAGTATCTCTCTTGAGTATCGCTCTGATTACTTTAAACAG ATATATCATGATAGCCCATCACAGCTGGTACGGGCGAGTCTACCGCAAGCACAACATAGCGCTAATGATAATCTTCTCGTGGATGTTTTCTTATGGGATGCAAATACCTACTCTCATCGGAGTCTGGG gtaAATTTGACTATGATCCAGAGCTGGGAACCTGTTCTATAGTTACCGATGAATTTGGACGTTCAGCTAAAACTGCGCTGTTTGTTATCGCATTCATAGTGCCAGCCTTACTCATTTTTATCTGCTATGCAAGAATATTTTGGGTTGTGCACag ttcagAGCAAAGGATGAGAGAACACCAGCGCTCTCAAAGCACGAATGCTGGCAGCCTCAATAATGACAAACGTTCTACAATAAAGGACACACGGGAAACGAAGGCTCGTCGTAACGAGTGGAGGATAACGAAGATGGTCCTTGCCATATTCCTTTCGTTCCTTGTTTGCTACCTTCCCATCACTATCGCGAAGGTCGCCGATAGTCACGTACATTTCCCTG TATTCCACATAGCGGGCTACCTCCTGCTGTACGCGAGCGCGTGTGTGAATCCCATCATCTATGTTATAATGAACGCTCAGTATCGTGCTGCTTACAAGGCTGCTCTGTGCTGCTCGCTGCCTTCGCCCTCCAGCGGTGCGTATCAATCATCGCCAGCATGCAACAAGCTGCGAACCTCCGCGCTCGCCTCTTATATCAGAACTTGA
- the LOC116770562 gene encoding G-protein coupled receptor moody-like isoform X1, producing the protein MADSDVFNATIDITNVQQSELSKFSPTLLTFAAIVTGIIMIIGLFGNLLTVVALLKCPKVRNVAAAFIISLCIADFLFCAMVLPFAISGFWTRTWSHGGALCKLVPFLRYGNVGVSLLSIALITLNRYIMIAHHSWYGRVYRKHNIALMIIFSWMFSYGMQIPTLIGVWGKFDYDPELGTCSIVTDEFGRSAKTALFVIAFIVPALLIFICYARIFWVVHSSEQRMREHQRSQSTNAGSLNNDKRSTIKDTRETKARRNEWRITKMVLAIFLSFLVCYLPITIAKVADSHVHFPVFHIAGYLLLYASACVNPIIYVIMNAQYRAAYKAALCCSLPSPSSEMERASRVQLQQHTNGFKPSVVGGVSGRPSGINDIRKIEHGSRSSFGPKNETATSGLGSQRNLKITRFDLD; encoded by the exons ATGGCTGATTCCGACGTTTTTAACGCTACAATTGATATCACAAACGTGCAACAAAGCGAATTGTCAAA ATTCTCGCCAACACTGCTTACTTTCGCTGCCATAGTCACTGGTATCATAATGATCATCGGTTTATTTGGCAACCTTCTCACTGTTGTAGCTCTCTTGAAATGTCCGAAAGTAAGAAACGTCGCCGCTGCGTTCATAATAAg TTTATGCATTGCCGACTTCCTCTTCTGTGCCATGGTTTTGCCTTTCGCCATATCCGGCTTCTGGACGAGAACTTGGTCCCATGGGGGGGCTCTTTGCAAACTCGTGCCGTTCCTCAGATATGGAAATGTAGGAGTATCTCTCTTGAGTATCGCTCTGATTACTTTAAACAG ATATATCATGATAGCCCATCACAGCTGGTACGGGCGAGTCTACCGCAAGCACAACATAGCGCTAATGATAATCTTCTCGTGGATGTTTTCTTATGGGATGCAAATACCTACTCTCATCGGAGTCTGGG gtaAATTTGACTATGATCCAGAGCTGGGAACCTGTTCTATAGTTACCGATGAATTTGGACGTTCAGCTAAAACTGCGCTGTTTGTTATCGCATTCATAGTGCCAGCCTTACTCATTTTTATCTGCTATGCAAGAATATTTTGGGTTGTGCACag ttcagAGCAAAGGATGAGAGAACACCAGCGCTCTCAAAGCACGAATGCTGGCAGCCTCAATAATGACAAACGTTCTACAATAAAGGACACACGGGAAACGAAGGCTCGTCGTAACGAGTGGAGGATAACGAAGATGGTCCTTGCCATATTCCTTTCGTTCCTTGTTTGCTACCTTCCCATCACTATCGCGAAGGTCGCCGATAGTCACGTACATTTCCCTG TATTCCACATAGCGGGCTACCTCCTGCTGTACGCGAGCGCGTGTGTGAATCCCATCATCTATGTTATAATGAACGCTCAGTATCGTGCTGCTTACAAGGCTGCTCTGTGCTGCTCGCTGCCTTCGCCCTCCAGCG AAATGGAAAGAGCGTCACGGGTACAGCTTCAGCAACACACGAACGGTTTTAAGCCAAGTGTCGTTGGGGGAGTCTCGGGCCGACCATCGGGGATCAATGACATCAGGAAGATAGAGCATGGATCCAGATCGAGCTTCGGGCCCAAGAACGAGACGGCTACCAGCGGTTTAGGGTCCCAAAGGAACCTGAAAATAACGAGATTTGACTTAGATTAA